The genomic region CGTTGGTCGCCCCATCCTGCTGATTCGGCAAGCCGAGCACGGTGGCGTCGGACATCAGGAAGACCTTCACTTCCGGCTTGGCCTCGCTAGATCTTTATAAAATTGCAACTGAAATCGAACCAAATATTTCTTATATTGTTGACATGCGTAATGCTCAAGAACATCCGAATGAAAATAAAAAACTGCTTATTAAAAATATTGCAATCTTGCCAAACGAAGAAATGCAAAAACCAACCATACAATACAATAATGAAGGCCCTTTTGATATAATAACTGAGTTTAATGAGATTGTTGCATTCCTGGTTGACTCATTTGAGGTTTTCACTCTGCATTGTTTAATGGAATACCTTAGCCCAAAATATAAATGTAAAATTATTAGTGTGCCCCAAGAATATGTTGATCCTAAATGCCCAATAAAATATAGGGTAACGATAAATTTACCTTTTAAATGATAGAAATCTCCAACATACACAAATCCTTCAACTCCAAGCAGGTGCTGGCCGGGGTGGACCTGACTATCAACACCGGGGAGACCATGGTGATCATCGGCGGGTCGGGCTGCGGCAAGAGCGTCCTGCTGCGCCATATCATCGGGCTTATGCAGCCGGACCGGGGCTCCGTCAAAATTGACGGTACCGATGTCTCCCGCATCAATCGCAAGGAACTGTTTGCCCTGCGGAAGCGACTGGGCATGCTGTTTCAGGGGGCGGCCCTGTTCGATTCGCTGACGGTGGCCGAGAATGTGGGGCTGGGCCTCAAGGAGCATTCGGAATATTCAGCGGAGCAGATATCGGATATCGTGAATAAAAAGCTGGAGATGGTGGGCATGTCCGGCACCGGCGGCCTGATGCCGGCCGAGCTCTCCGGCGGGATGAAAAAGCGGGTGGGCCTGGCCCGGGCCATCGCCATGGACCCGGAATACATCCTTTACGACGAGCCCACCACCGGGCTGGATCCCATCATGGCCGACAAGATAAACGACTTAGTAATAGACCTGCGCAATAAGATGACGCTGACCTCCGTCGCGGTCACCCACGACATGGTCAGCGCCTCCAAGATCGCCGATCGGATCGCCATGCTGCACCAGGGAAAGATCATCTTCTGCGGAACGCCGGAGGAAATAAAAAGATCGCCGGACGAAAGGGTCCAGCGATTCATCAACGGCGAGGCCGACTAAAAAGCCCGGATATTCATCCGGGCTTTTTCAAATAGTTAATTCTACCAGAGGACCTCACCCCTAACCCTCTCCTAATGCTTTAGGAGAGGGAAGCCGATAGGCAGGGAGAGGTTAAAGACCCACCATCACTGCCAGCCAAAATATCTTATTGCATTGTTCAGGATGATATCATCCAGCTCTTTTTTGC from Candidatus Edwardsbacteria bacterium harbors:
- a CDS encoding ABC transporter ATP-binding protein, producing the protein MIEISNIHKSFNSKQVLAGVDLTINTGETMVIIGGSGCGKSVLLRHIIGLMQPDRGSVKIDGTDVSRINRKELFALRKRLGMLFQGAALFDSLTVAENVGLGLKEHSEYSAEQISDIVNKKLEMVGMSGTGGLMPAELSGGMKKRVGLARAIAMDPEYILYDEPTTGLDPIMADKINDLVIDLRNKMTLTSVAVTHDMVSASKIADRIAMLHQGKIIFCGTPEEIKRSPDERVQRFINGEAD